In Lentilactobacillus sp. SPB1-3, the sequence GTGAACGTTTTGAAGCTCAAGTTGCCGAACGTGAGGAAGGTAATGATGAAGCTGAAGGAATCGATGAAGACTATGTTGAAGCATTGGAATATGGTATGCCACCTACTGGTGGTCTTGGAATTGGAATCGATAGATTAGTTATGTTATTAACTGACGCTGATTCAATTCGTGATGTATTGTTGTTCCCAACAATGCGACCAGACGATGATTCGGCAACTGAATAACATTTAAAACGCTGCCGATGAGGCAGCGTTTTTTATTTACTTAAAATCAATTCGTTTTTATGCATTGACATTCTGCTTTAGAATCTGTATATTATTACTTGCGGTTTTAAAGCACAGAGCTTTGAAATCAAAAACAATTTTTCAAAAAGTCGTTGACAGATAAGCGGCTGGATGATATATTGTAATAGTTGTCAAAAGCAATGACATCAGTCGTTGGACGACATTGAATTACAAATGTAGACCTTTGAAAACTGAACAAAATTTTCGACAAACAAATGTGTAGGGTTCTTTGATCGTTAGATCAAAGACAAACAATTTGCGAAGTCAATTCGCTAGTAACAAAAAAATAATCATGAGCTTACAAGCTTATCATTTTAAAATGAGAGTTTGATCCTGGCTCAGGACGAACGCTGGCGGCGTGCCTAATACATGCAAGTCGAACGCGTCTACGTTAATGAAATCAATGTGCTTGCACGGCGATGGATTTAACATTAGACGAGTGGCGAACTGGTGAGTAACACGTGGGTAACCTGCCCTCAAGCAGGGGATAACACTTGGAAACAGGTGCTAATACCGTATAACAACAAAAACCGCATGGTTTTTGTTTGAAAGATGGTTTCGGCTATCACTTGAGGATGGACCCGCGGCGTATTAGCTAGTTGGTGAGGTAATGGCTCACCAAGGCAATGATACGTAGCCGACCTGAGAGGGTAATCGGCCACATTGGGACTGAGACACGGCCCAAACTCCTACGGGAGGCAGCAGTAGGGAATCTTCCACAATGGACGAAAGTCTGATGGAGCAACGCCGCGTGAGTGAAGAAGGGTTTCGGCTCGTAAAACTCTGTTGTTAAAGAAGAACAGGTGTAAGAGTAACTGTTTACACCGTGACGGTATTTAACCAGAAAGCCACGGCTAACTACGTGCCAGCAGCCGCGGTAATACGTAGGTGGCAAGCGTTGTCCGGATTTATTGGGCGTAAAGCGAGCGCAGGCGGTCTTTTAAGTCTGATGTGAAAGCCTTCGGCTTAACCGGAGAAGTGCATCGGAAACTGGGAGACTTGAGTGCAGAAGAGGACAGTGGAACTCCATGTGTAGCGGTGAAATGCGTAGATATATGGAAGAACACCAGTGGCGAAGGCGGCTGTCTGGTCTGTAACTGACGCTGAGGCTCGAAAGCATGGGTAGCGAACAGGATTAGATACCCTGGTAGTCCATGCCGTAAACGATGAGTGCTAAGTGTTGGAGGGTTTCCGCCCTTCAGTGCTGCAGCTAACGCATTAAGCACTCCGCCTGGGGAGTACGACCGCAAGGTTGAAACTCAAAGGAATTGACGGGGGCCCGCACAAGCGGTGGAGCATGTGGTTTAATTCGATGCTACGCGAAGAACCTTACCAGGTCTTGACATCTTCTGCTAACCCAAGAGATTGGGCGTTCCCTTCGGGGACGGAATGACAGGTGGTGCATGGTTGTCGTCAGCTCGTGTCGTGAGATGTTGGGTTAAGTCCCGCAACGAGCGCAACCCTTATTGTTAGTTGCCAGCATTTAGTTGGGCACTCTAGCAAGACTGCCGGTGACAAACCGGAGGAAGGTGGGGACGACGTCAAATCATCATGCCCCTTATGACCTGGGCTACACACGTGCTACAATGGACGGTACAACGAGTCGCGAAACCGCGAGGTCAAGCTAATCTCTTAAAGCCGTTCTCAGTTCGGATTGCAGGCTGCAACTCGCCTGCATGAAGTTGGAATCGCTAGTAATCGTGGATCAGCATGCCACGGTGAATACGTTCCCGGGCCTTGTACACACCGCCCGTCACACCATGAGAGTTTGTAACACCCAAAGTCGGTGAGGTAACCTTTTGGAGCCAGCCGCCTAAGGTGGGACAGATGATTAGGGTGAAGTCGTAACAAGGTAGCCGTAGGAGAACCTGCGGCTGGATCACCTCCTTTCTAAGGAATAATACGGAAACCTACACATCGTCGAAAGTTTTGTTTAGTTTTGAGAGGTCTACTCTCAAATTTTGTTCTTTGAAAACTAGATAATATTAATTTTCTGTAGTGAATTATATTTAGAATATAATTTCAACCGAGAACACCGCGTATTGAGTCAATAAAATTAACGAATAAGTTTAATCGCATAAACTCAATTAATCAGTATCACGAAGTGATACTAGGTTAAGTTATTAAGGGCGCATGGTGAATGCCTTGGCACTAGGAGCCGATGAAGGACGGGACTAACACCGATATGCTTCGGGGAGCTGTACGTAAGCTTTGATCCGGAGATTTCCGAATGGGGAAACCCAGCAGTTTTAATCGACTGTTACTGGTCAGTGAATACATAGCTGATCAGAGGTAGACGTGGGGAACTGAAACATCTAATTACCCACAGGAAGAGAAAGAAAAATCGATTCCCTAAGTAGCGGCGAGCGAACGGGGAACAGCCCAAACCAAAGAGCTTGCTCTTTGGGGTTGTAGGACTGAACATTTGAGTTACCAAAGTTGTTGATAATCGAACAATCTGGGAAGATTGGCGAAACAGGGTGATAGCCCCGTAGATGAAATCAATGACCCTCAGTTCAGGATCCTGAGTACGGCGACACACGTGAAACGTCGTCGGAATCCGGGAGGACCATCTCCCAAGGCTAAATACTCCCTAGTGACCGATAGTGAACCAGTACCGTGAGGGAAAGGTGAAAAGCACCCCGGAAGGGGAGTGAAATAGTTCCTGAAACCATGTGCCTACAAGCAGTTAGAGCCCGTTAATGGGTGATAGCGTGCCTTTTGTAGAATGAACCGGCGAGTTACGGTAACATGCAAGGTTAAGGTGAAAAGCCGGAGCCGCAGCGAAAGCGAGTCTGAAATGGGCGTTTAAGTATGTTGCTGTAGACCCGAAACCAGGTGATCTACCCATGTCCAGGCTGAAGGTGAGGTAAAACTTACTGGAGGGCCGAACCCGTGTACGTTGAAAAGTGCTGGGATGAGGTGTGGGTAGCGGTGAAATTCCAAACGAACTTGGAGATAGCTGGTTCTCTCCGAAATAGCTTTAGGGCTAGCCTCGGACTTAGAATCATGGAGGTAGAGCACTGTTTGGACGAGGGGCCCGTCATGGGTTACTGAGTTCAGATAAACTCCGAATACCATTGATTTATATCCGGGAGTCAGACGGTGAGTGATAAGATCCATCGTCGAAAGGGGAACAGCCCAGACCACCAGTTAAGGTCCCTAAATGTATGCTAAGTGGAAAAGGATGTGGAGTTGCATAGACAACTAGGATGTTGGCTTAGAAGCAGCCACTCATTTAAAGAGTGCGTAATAGCTCACTAGTCGAGTGATTCCGCGCCGAAAATTTACCGGGGCTAAGCATACTACCGAGACTGTGGACATGACCATTCGGTCATGTGATAGGAGAGCGTTCTAAGGGCAATGAAGTCAGACCGTAAGGACTGGTGGAGCGCTTAGAAGTGAGAATGCCGGTATGAGTAGCGAAAGATCAGTGAGAATCTGATCCACCGAATGACTAAGGTTTCCTGGGGAAGGCTCGTCCTCCCAGGGTTAGTCGGGACCTAAGCCGAGGCCGAGAGGCGTAGGCGATGGATAACAGGTTGAGATTCCTGTACTAGTTGATTATGTTTGAGCGATGGAGGGACGCAGGAGGCTAAGTTGTGCGCACGATTGGAAATGTGCGTTCAAGCTATGAGTCAGTTGAGGAGTCAAATGCTTCTCAGCGGGTTGACAAGTAGTGATGAGGACCGAAATTTAAGTAGGGAAGCAACTGACGTCACACTGCCGAGAAAAGCTTCTAGTGAGTAATCAACTACCCGTACCGCAAACCGACACAGGTAGTCGAGGAGAGAATCCTAAGGTGAGCGAGTGAACTCTCGTTAAGGAACTCGGCAAAATGACCCCGTAACTTCGGGAGAAGGGGTGCTGACCGCAAGGTCAGCCGCAGTGAAAAGGCCCAGGCGACTGTTTATCAAAAACACAGGTTTCTGCAAAATCGTAAGATGACGTATAGGGGCTGACGCCTGCCCGGTGCTGGAAGGTTAAGTGGATGAGTTAGCTTCGGCGAAGCCCAGAAATGAAGCCCCAGTAAACGGCGGCCGTAACTATAACGGTCCTAAGGTAGCGAAATTCCTTGTCGGGTAAGTTCCGACCCGCACGAAAGGCGTAACGATCTGGGCACTGTCTCAACGAGAGACTCGGTGAAATTAAGATACCTGTGAAGAAGCAGGTTACCCGCGACAGGACGGAAAGACCCCATGGAGCTTTACTGTAGCTTGATATTGGGTGTTGACACAGCTTGTACAGGATAGGTAGGAGCCGATGAAGTCGGAACGCTAGTTTCGACAGAGGCGTTGGTGGGATACTACCCTCGCTGTGTGAACACTCTAACCCGCGCCACTTAGCGTGGCGGGAGACAGTGTCAGGTGGGCAGTTTGACTGGGGCGGTCGCCTCCCAAACAGTAACGGAGGCGCCCAAAGGTTCCCTCAGAATGGTTGGAAATCATTCATAGAGTGTAAAGGCAGAAGGGAGCTTGACTGCGAGACAGACAGGTCGAGCAGGGACGAAAGTCGGGCTTAGTGATCCGGTGGTACCGTATGGAAGGGCCATCGCTCAACGGATAAAAGCTACCCTGGGGATAACAGGCTTATCTCCCCCAAGAGTCCACATCGACGGGGAGGTTTGGCACCTCGATGTCGGCTCATCGCATCCTGGGGCTGTAGTCGGTCCCAAGGGTTGGGCTGTTCGCCCATTAAAGCGGTACGCGAGCTGGGTTCAGAACGTCGTGAGACAGTTCGGTCCCTATCCGTCGCGGGCGTAGGAAATTTGAGAGGAGCTGTCCTTAGTACGAGAGGACCGGGATGGACATACCGCTGGTGTACCAGTTGTGCCGCCAGGCGCATCGCTGGGTAGCTATGTATGGATGAGATAAACGCTGAAAGCATCTAAGTGTGAAACTCGCCTCAAGATGAGATTTCCCATTCCTATATGGAAGTAAGACCCCTCAGAGATGATGAGGTAGATAGGTTGGAAGTGGAAGTGCAGTGATGTACGGAGCGGACCAATACTAATCGGTCGAGGACTTAACCAAAAAATGGTGGTAAGTACCGGTACAGAAAATTAATATTAGCTAGTTTTGAGAGAACAAAGTTCTCTAAGTAACATAGTGTGGTGGCGATAGCCTGAAGGATACACCTGTTCCCATGCCGAACACAGAAGTTAAGCTTCAGCACGCCGAGAGTAGTTGGGGGATCGCCCCCTGCGAGGGTAGGACGTTGCCACACGATTATTCCGGCATAGCTCAGTTGGTAGAGCACCTGACTGTTAATCAGGTTGTCGACGGTTCGAGCCCGCCTGCCGGAGTCACTGAAGTGCTAACGAAAGTTAGCATTTTTATGTATAATCAACGTTTTTGGTTGAATTACATGCCGGCTTAGCTCAGCTGGTAGAGCATCGGTATCGTAAACCGAGGGTCACAGGTTCAAGTCCTGCAGCCGGCAGCAAATTAAGATATAAGATAAAAAGCACTAACGACAGTCAGTCGTTAGTGCTTTTTTAGTTATTCTCGTGTGAAAAATGATCTCAATTCATCGAAAAAAATAGAATTTATGAATATCAATTTTTTTCAGAATGGTAACCAGTAAGGGTGTATAATTGGTATATATCATTTATAACAATTGGTACTTACCTCTAAACGCCGTCGTACTGGCAAAAAATAAACATTTTTTCATTGCGGTATACATTACTATGTGGTAACCTATATAGGTAGATAAGGTAATGATTAAAAATAAGGGGATTTAAATTATGAAAAATGTAATGCTATTATGTGAAAACGGAATTTCAAGTAACTTTTTAGAAAGATCTGCTAAGAGATTTATGGAGATCACAGACGCCCAATTCAATTTAGTATCTGCTGATATTACTTCAGCTGACAAATTATTAAGCTCTGGCGTTGACTTGGTTTTAATTGCACCACAAGTTACTTATAGAGATGAAGAATTAGAAATAATAGGGGATCGAGCACCAGTTATGGTTATTCCTGATGATGTGTATGGCTGGGCTAATGGTGAACGTTTGGTTAAGTTCATCAATCAAAATCTTGCAACTGAAGTACAAGCAGTTTAACAATGAATAAGGACGACATCATTAAAGTAGCAATGATGATGCTAACTAAGGCTGGAAATGCCAAAAATGAGCTTAATCAAGCCTTAGATGAGCTAGCTAATGATATTGTTGATGGGGATGAAGCAATTAGACATATGCAAACAGCTCATGAGTTCATTGTTGAAGCTCATAAACTCCAAAATTCCATCATTAAGTTTGAACCTGATGTAAGTTACTCGATGTTATTGACGCATGCACAGGACACCTTAATGAATGTTGAGACAATCGAATTTATAACTAAGAAAATAACTAAAATTCAAATTCATGATTAAATCGTGCCATATATCACCATTTAATCGTGAATTTTTTATTATAGTTAAATAGGACTTCATTAGATAATCATTGGAAAATGATTAAGTAATGCCCACAATCTTATTGAATTTACTCAGTAACAGGAATATAATTATCAAATGATTTACTTCTTAATTATATTAAAGTAGTAAATGAATTTTTTAATTACATATCTAACGAAGACGTTGGATAAATTTTGGAGGGTATCACACATGCAACAACAAGATCAAACCGATCAAGAACGGCAAGCAGATGCTTCCTTCTTCGGTCAACCAAGAGGTCTTTCCACACTCTTCTTCACTGAAATGTGGGAACGTTTCTCTTACTATGGAATGCGTGCAATCTTACTTTACTACATCTACTTTAGCGTCAGTAAGGGTGGATTAGGTTTTCCACAGTCTACAGCTGCCTCGATTATGGCAATCTATGGTTCATTGGTGTACTTAACATCAGTTATCGGTGGATTTGTTAGTGATAGAATTTGGGGAAGTCGTAAAACGGTGTTCTATGGTGGTGTTCTGATTATGCTTGGGCATATCGCACTATCATTACCAATGGGTGCCGTGGCACTGTTTGCCTCAATTGTGTTGATCACAATCGGTACTGGTTTCTTAAAGCCTAACGTATCTGAAATGGTTGGTGGATTATACACTGAAGAAGATCAACGTCGTGATTCTGGATTTACGATCTTTGTATTCGGAATTAATCTTGGTTCATTTGTTTCCCCAATCTTAGTTGGTCAAATTGGGATGAAAGTTAACTTCCATCTTGGATTCTCATTGGCTGCGATTGGTATGTTCTTCGGATTGCTTCAATACTACTTAGGTGGTAAGAAACACTTGCCAAGTGGTAGTCTTTATCCAAGCGATCCATTAGAACCTGACGATGCTAAAAAACTCGGTGTTCGAGTTGGTATTGGTGTAGTTGTTTTTGCGCTTATCCTACTATTATTAGGTTTCATGGGTGTTCTTAATGTTGATAATTTCATTACATTATTAAGTATTATTGCAATCATTACGCCGGTAGTTTACTTCATCATGATGATTTCTAGTAAGAAAGTTACTACTACCGAAAGATCACGAGTTATCGCTTATATCCCATTGTTCTTAGCAGCTGCTATCTTCTGGGCCATTGAAGAACAAGGATCTGTTGTTTTAGCTTTATTCGCACAAAATCAAACTAACAACAATTTAGGATTCTTCAATATTCCTGCCGCGTGGTATCAGTCTTTAAACCCATTGTTTATCATGCTATACACACCATTGTTTGCATGGCTATGGACTAGATTAGGGAAGAAACAACCTAGTTCTCCAGGTAAATTCTCACTTGGAATGCTTTTTGCCGGTCTATCATACTTGTTCATGGTTATTCCAGTAGCACTATTTGGAACATCCGCTAAGGTAAGTCCATTATGGTTACTTGGTAGTTGGATGATCATTGAAATTGCGGAATTGTTAATTTCTCCAATTGGTCTATCAGTTACTACCAAACTTGCTCCTAAATCATTTGAATCACAAATGATGAGTATGTGGTTCTTAGCTGATTCCGCTGGACAAGCAGTTAACTCACAGATCGTTAGATTATATACGCCAGGTAATGAAATTCGTTACTTCACTATCATTGGTATCGTGGCAATCGTTGCCGGTATCGTTCTATTCTTCTTGCTTAAACCAATTAAGCGATTAATGGAAGGCGTTAATTAAAACATTTAAAAAGTGTTATCCTTACAGGGTAATACTTTTTTTATTTGGAGATAATAATGGTAAAAATTGCAGTGACTAGTGACAATCATTTTGATTTAAATAACGTCGACGTGAACGATATCATAGATCAACAACATCAAATGTTGTCTGAACTTGGGATTCAATATTATTTGATTGCTGGTGACCTGTTTAACGATTTTCAATTAAGCGTGAAGTATGTTCAGCAGCTGCAGGAGACGATGCCAGAGATTAAGGTACTATTTGTTGCTGGCAATCATGACATGGTTAAAAACGTTTCGTATGAGCAATTAGAGCAGGGAGAGTGGCCAGGTTACCTTAATAATCGATATATCGATGTTCCTGACTCTGATGTTAGAATTATTGGTTTAAATGGTTGGTATGATTATTCATTTGCCACAAATGAAGATAAAACCAGTCAGCAATTTCTAACTTGGAAAAACACCTACTGGATCGATCGACTGATTACTCAGCCAATGACAGATGAAAAACGCGAAGACATTGTTTTACAGCAACTTCAGAGGCAATTAGAGCTAGCTAAGGATAATAAGAAGAAAGTTGTTTTGATGACGCATTTTGTTCCCAACGTCAAATTTATTCGTTATTCCGATGATTTTAGATTTTGGAATATGGCAAACGCAATGCTCGGCAGCACTAGAGTCGGGCAATTGATCGATAAGTACAAAGTTCCAGCCGTCGTATTTGGACACATTCATAATCGTCTCGAGCCGGTTAAATATGGGGCGACAACGTATTACAATGGGGCAGTTGGATATCATCGAAAACGCCATAATGAGTGGCAATCGGATGACTTTATAACAGAATGGCAGATGCAATTGAAAAAATTTGAGCTTTTTTAGTCTGGAAGGGTTGACGAAATCGCTAGAATTCGATATTATTATATTCGTTGCTTTGGTAGTACGCAGCAAGGTTTCGGAGGGGTAGCGAAGTCTGGCTAAACGCGGCGGACTGTAAATCCGCTCCTTCGGGTTCGGTGGTTCGAATCCACTCCCCTCCATTTATTATTGGGCTATAGCCAAGTGGTAAGGCAACGGGTTTTGATCCCGTGATGCGCTGGTTCGAACCCAGCTAGCCCAATTAATAACGTCGATCCTCATTGAGAGTCAGCGTTTTTATTTTTTGTCTTATTGCGTCGTAACCCTTTAAATTTAGGGTTGACGACATAGTCAAAATTTTGTATTATTATATGCGTTGGTTTAGTCAATTAAACCATTTCGGAGGGGTAGCGAAGTCTGGCTAAACGCGGCGGACTGTAAATCCGCTCCTTCGGGTTCGGTGGTTCGAATCCACTCCCCTCCATTTATTATTGGGCTATAGCCAAGTGGTAAGGCAACGGGTTTTGATCCCGTGATGCGCTGGTTCGAACCCAGCTAGCCCAACTATTAACGTCGAATCTCATTCTTGAGATCGACGTTTTTTTATTGCAAATATTTATAAGTTCAGCTAAAGTTAAATTATAACGATTGGTATAGACATATACTGTAGGAGGAACTAAATAATGAAAATCGGTTTTATTGGAGTAGGTGCGATGGCTCGCGCAATTATTGATGGATTGCTAAAGACAAATGTCGTTGCTCCCGGGGATATTTTAATTCACGCAAATCATCCGGATCGCTATGAACCTTATGCAAAAGAAAATGGTTTGGTGGCTTGTGCTACTAATTCAGAGTTAACTAGCAAAAGTGATGTTGTGGTGATAGGAGTTGTTCCTGCGGTTGTCCAACCAGTTTTACAAGAAATTTCCGATAGCCTAACTAACACTCAACCAATCATCTCAATGGCGTCCGGTATCACTATTAATCGTCTTGAGGAATTGACTGACAAATCACAACCAATTCTGAGAATCTTGCCCAATGTTAATTCCGCTTATAAAGCTGGAATGACGGCAGTAGCTTCCAATGAATTTCTTAAGGGAGAAACCTTAGATGATTTATTAAAAATAATGCGGGCTATTGGTGAAGTACTCGAATTACCTGAAAGTCAATTTGCTAATTTTAGTGCGATTTCCGGTAGTGCGGTAGCGTACATTGATTTCTTCATTGATGCATTAAGTCGTGCTGGGGTAAAGTATGGATTTGATAAGGCCACTGCAACTAAAATTGCCGCTCAAACAACTCTTGGTTCAGCTCAAGCTTTGATTGAATCTGGTGAGACACCAGCGGAAATCATTGATAAGGTTTGTTCTCCGGGAGGGGATACTATTGCGGGTATCCTGGCAATGGAACAGGCTGGCTTACTAAATGCCGTTGTTAAGGGAATCGATGCCACAATTGAAAAGTCGACAGGTAACAATTAATGACTAATGTAATTGTGAATGCCCGAATCATAGATGGACAATCTGATATTGAATCTGGTTACTTACGTTTTGATGAGCGTATACTTGCATCAGGTCCTATGAAAAAGTTTGTGGCAGCGGATGACGATCAAATTATTGATTATCACGGTAAAATTGTTATTCCCGGTTTTATCGACATGCACTGTCATGCGGGGTATGGCATCGATTCTATGACTGGTTCAACTGAAGAATTGACTAAGTTAGCCTCACAATTAGCTCAAGAGGGTGTTACCGGCGTTTTATTGACGACCATGACCCAGAGTGACCAAGCGATTTCTAAAGCCTTAGAATCGATTGCTGTCGCTTCTAACCAGGCAACTAACATTCTTGGAATCCATTTAGAAGGACCCTTCGTATCTAAAGCCTTCCATGGCGCCCAACCAGCTGATGAAGTAAAAGATTTTGATTTAGAATTAATGAAAAGTTGGCAGGAAATTGCTGGTGACCATATCAAGGCAATTACATATGCTCCTGAGTTACCCAATGCTCGTGAGTTAGAACGGTATTGTGAGGAGCATGCTATTTTAAGGTCAATGGGTCATTCTCAGGCAACTTATGATCAGGCCAACAGTGCCAATGCAGATCGCATTACTCACCTATATAATGCTCAATCACCACTACATCATCGAAATGTTGGTTTGGTAGGTGAAGCATTTTTGAACCCATCTTTGATGGCTGAACTAATTGTGGATGGTGTGCATGTGTCTCCTGCAGCCGTTAAAATCGCTTATCAAGCAGTCGGCACAGATCGTCTGGAATTGGTAACTGATTCAATGGAGGCTCGTGGAATGCCTGATGGTGATTATCAATTGGGAGGTCAAAAAGTAATCGTCTCAAATGGCGCTGCTAGGTTGGAAGACGGAACACTCGCCGGTTCAGTACTTAAATTTAAAGATGCATTCAAGAATGTTGTTGAATTTACAAATTGCTCATTATTAGATGCAGTTAAGATGAGTTCGACCAATCAGGCCAGAGAACTCGGGTTAACGGATCAAGGTAATTTTAACCAAGATTCATATGCGAATATCAATATATTTGACAATGACCTAGACCTTCGGCAAACTTATTATCGAGGAACACCACTAAATAGACGTTAAAGGAGTTGGTAGCATGGGCTTACCAATTTATATTAAAATTCATAACGAAATTAAGAGAAATGTTGAGGCTGGTAGATGGAAGGTCGGAGATCGCATTCCATCAGAACGTGAACTCTCAACTGATTTTGGAGTTAGTCGAATGACTCTTAGACAGGCTATTCAAACTTTAGTTGACGAGGGAATTCTTGAACGACGAGTTGGTTCTGGTACATTTGTAGCTAGCCAAAAAGTTCAGGAAAGAATGGCTGGAGTCACGGGCTTTACTGATTTGATGTTAGCTCAGGGAAAGAAACCATCTAGTAAGACGATTTCATATCACACAATGGAACCTTCACTATCTGAAATGGAAAAATTGGGTATTAGTGAAAATGACCTAGTTTTGCGAATGGAACGAATTCGCTACGGGGATGATGTTCCGATTTGTTTTGAAGTGGCCACAGTCCCTGAAAGCATCATTGAAGGATTGGATAAGGCTGAAGTGACTAGCTCTTTGTACCGTTCACTTGAGCAAAAGAAGGGACTAAGTTTAGGCAAGGCTAAACAAACTGTTTCGGCTATGCTGGCTTCTGAACGAATTGCTGAGTTTCTCGATATCAAACGTGGTGATCCGATTTTAAGATTGCGACAAACAACTAATCTTCAAAATGGTCAACCATTCGAATACGTGCGGACACAGTATGTTGGTGAACGTTTTGAATTCTATTTAGAAAAAGAATAATACCAAACAAAAAAGCACGGGAATATTCCCGTGCTTTTTATTTACGATGCTGTTGTCGTTGTTTGAAAACTTTGTTCAAGTAAGATGGCAAAATCATTAGCCGCTTGAACCGGCTGGGTTCTTTTAATGCGCGATACAACCATTCTAGCTTTAAGTCTTGCCAGATTTTGGGGGCTCTCTTAACGTTGCCTGTCAGAACGTCAAATGAACCGCCAATCCCCATAAATAGAGCCTCAGATTTATTGATATTTCGATTAATGAACTCTTCTTGCTTAGGGGAGCCAGTGGCAACGAAGACCATATCCGGCGAAGATAACCTGATTTTTTCACTGATGATGCTTTCATCTTTATAGTATCCATCCTGAGTGCCACTGATTATCAAACCGGGATATTGTTTAGCTACTACCCGTTGTAAGTCCCTGATAACGTTGGGCTTAGCGCCAATAAAAAAGGCAGATTTATGATTAGTTGATCCCCATTCAAGCAACTTTGTAAAAACATCATAACCAGCAACGCGCTCCTTAAGAGGCTGAGATATGATTCTAGATGCTAATATGACACCGATACCATCTGGTACGATGTAATCAGCCTGCTTGATAAGATCGTTAAATTGAGAATGCGATTGAGCGTACATAACTATTTCTGGATTAGCGGTAACCACGAAGGTGCGTCGGTGTTCATTGATTCGGTTAGTTATTATGTCCATGAAATTTTCTAGGGTCGTATTATCGAAATTTACGCCTAAAATATTCACGTCGTTCGTAGGCTGATTCATAAGAAATTCCTTTCACAGCAAATTAATGAAGATTAATTGTCGCTTGATAAAAATAAATGATAAAATTAAGGTTATTATATATCAAATATCCCAGGAGGATAAATTCGTTACCATGGCAGATGAAACTAATTTAACTTTACATACTGATTTTTATGAAATCAATATGATGGCGACATATTTTGAAAAAAATATGGAAAATCGTCATGCAGTATTTGAAGTTTTTTTCCGAAACTTACCGTTTGGAAATGGTTATGCAGTATTTGCAGGTCTTGAACATATTATAGAATACGTTAATAACTTACATTTCACAAAAGATGAAATTGATTATTTGCGTGAAGTAACAGACTATCCGGAATCTTTTTTAGAATATTTGCAAAATTTTAAATTTCAGGGAAGTATTAAGTCAGCTCTTGAAGGTGATTTAGTATTTAATAACGAGCCTATCGTTCAAGTTGAGGGATCGCTAGCTGAGTGTCAACTTGTTGAGACAGCTATTTTAAACAT encodes:
- a CDS encoding WecB/TagA/CpsF family glycosyltransferase, coding for MNQPTNDVNILGVNFDNTTLENFMDIITNRINEHRRTFVVTANPEIVMYAQSHSQFNDLIKQADYIVPDGIGVILASRIISQPLKERVAGYDVFTKLLEWGSTNHKSAFFIGAKPNVIRDLQRVVAKQYPGLIISGTQDGYYKDESIISEKIRLSSPDMVFVATGSPKQEEFINRNINKSEALFMGIGGSFDVLTGNVKRAPKIWQDLKLEWLYRALKEPSRFKRLMILPSYLNKVFKQRQQHRK